In a single window of the Pseudomonas entomophila genome:
- a CDS encoding ATP-binding protein: MDARLTAFLDRAESVLARLEPLLPAPRPDIDWSRTLAARWQRDGRSGYLLPLEVSLDIRLSDLIGVDKQRDQLGRNTHQFINGMPANHALLWGLRGTGKSSLVRALLAEHAGEGLRLIEIERDHLADLPRVVEQLQKLEQRFILFCDDLSFEAGEGDYRVLKSVLDGSLEQAPDNVLLYATSNRRHLVPEKQSDNENWKMVDGELHPNEAVEDKIALSDRFGLWLSFYPFSQEHFLDVVEHWVGQLARQAGLRWQRTEALDILAVRWATGRGNRNGRCAYQFARYWVGLQLLEQK, encoded by the coding sequence ATGGACGCCCGACTCACTGCTTTCCTCGACCGCGCCGAATCCGTTCTCGCGCGCCTCGAACCCCTGTTGCCTGCCCCTCGCCCGGACATCGACTGGTCCCGCACCCTCGCCGCCCGCTGGCAGCGTGATGGCCGCAGTGGCTACCTGCTGCCGTTGGAGGTCAGCCTCGACATCCGCCTGTCCGACCTGATCGGCGTCGACAAGCAGCGCGACCAGTTGGGCCGCAACACCCACCAGTTCATCAACGGCATGCCCGCCAACCACGCCCTGCTGTGGGGCTTGCGTGGCACCGGTAAATCGTCGCTGGTGCGCGCTCTGCTTGCCGAACACGCGGGTGAGGGCCTGCGCCTGATCGAAATCGAACGCGACCACCTGGCCGACCTGCCGCGGGTGGTCGAGCAACTGCAAAAGCTCGAGCAGCGCTTCATACTGTTCTGCGACGACCTGTCGTTCGAAGCCGGGGAGGGTGACTATCGCGTGCTCAAGAGCGTGCTCGACGGCTCGCTGGAGCAGGCGCCCGACAACGTGCTGCTGTACGCCACCTCCAACCGCCGGCACCTGGTGCCAGAGAAGCAGAGTGACAACGAGAACTGGAAGATGGTCGACGGCGAGCTGCACCCCAACGAGGCGGTGGAAGACAAGATTGCCCTGTCCGACCGCTTTGGCCTGTGGTTGTCGTTCTACCCATTTTCCCAGGAGCATTTCCTCGATGTGGTCGAGCACTGGGTCGGCCAGCTGGCGCGCCAGGCCGGGCTGCGCTGGCAGCGTACCGAAGCGCTCGACATCCTCGCCGTGCGCTGGGCCACTGGCCGCGGCAACCGTAATGGCCGTTGTGCCTATCAGTTCGCCCGCTACTGGGTCGGGCTGCAATTGCTGGAGCAGAAATAA
- a CDS encoding GAF domain-containing protein, whose translation MIDLNASGQGLDGYDLLAAQVQALFADERDFIANAAQFSAFLYNQVDDLNWAGFYINRDEELVLGPFQGQVACVRIPFSRGVCGAAAATRTTQRVEDVHAFPGHIACDSASNSELVIPLVKAGRLIGVLDLDSPKLARFSEADQAGLERLTAIFLELTDC comes from the coding sequence ATGATCGACCTCAACGCCAGTGGCCAAGGCCTCGATGGCTACGACCTGCTGGCCGCGCAAGTGCAGGCGTTGTTCGCCGACGAGCGCGACTTCATCGCCAACGCCGCGCAGTTCTCGGCCTTCCTGTACAACCAGGTGGACGACCTGAACTGGGCGGGCTTCTACATCAATCGCGACGAAGAGCTGGTGCTCGGCCCATTCCAGGGCCAGGTGGCATGCGTGCGCATCCCTTTCAGCCGGGGTGTGTGCGGCGCAGCGGCGGCTACGCGCACGACCCAGCGGGTCGAGGACGTGCATGCGTTTCCCGGGCATATCGCCTGTGACAGCGCGTCCAACAGCGAGTTGGTGATTCCGTTGGTGAAGGCGGGCAGGCTGATCGGCGTGCTTGACCTGGACAGCCCGAAGCTGGCGCGCTTTAGCGAGGCCGATCAGGCAGGGCTTGAGCGGTTGACGGCAATCTTCCTCGAATTGACCGATTGCTGA
- a CDS encoding PA2817 family protein, with translation MANPHLEYHLQLLNHLRTILAALGEAEQVPEESHALFLERFDELLTLLPQDPLESQYLGQDLICQVIQRYPQIAHLVPRDLLWFFGGDCLHFMPDEELDLYQRLEERRYEAEQNGEPFDWHQEKQLLGQPGAGSQH, from the coding sequence ATGGCCAACCCCCACCTGGAATACCACCTGCAACTGCTCAACCACCTGCGCACCATCCTGGCCGCATTGGGTGAAGCCGAACAGGTGCCGGAGGAAAGCCACGCCCTGTTCCTCGAGCGCTTCGACGAGTTGCTGACCCTGCTGCCGCAGGACCCGCTGGAAAGCCAGTACCTGGGCCAGGACCTGATCTGCCAGGTGATCCAGCGCTACCCGCAGATTGCCCACCTGGTGCCACGCGACCTGCTGTGGTTCTTCGGCGGCGACTGCCTGCACTTCATGCCCGACGAAGAGCTCGACTTGTACCAGCGCCTGGAAGAGCGCCGCTACGAAGCCGAGCAGAACGGCGAACCGTTCGACTGGCACCAGGAGAAGCAGTTGCTGGGGCAGCCAGGCGCCGGCAGCCAGCACTGA
- a CDS encoding acyl-CoA dehydrogenase — MLLLWLLVLVLGAAYLTHRRLAPLQILAAMAAYTVLMGFFSHAPGWLLTLIWVIIAIKVAFVALPEWRRKVFTAPVFNWFQRTLPPMSQTEREAIDAGTVWWDGHLFSGRPNWNTLLDYPSPTLTEEEQAFIDGPTEALCAMVSDWQIGQDLDLPPQAWEHIKQHGFFALIIPQEYGGKGFSAYAHSQVAMKLATRSGDLASTVMVPNSLGPAELLLHYGTETQRNHYLPRLARGEEIPCFALTGPLAGSDAGAMPDTGIICKGQWQGEEVIGLRLNWEKRYITLGPVATLLGLAFKAYDPEHLLGEEVDLGISLALIPTDTPGVEIGKRHLPMGAAFMNGPNSGKDVFVPLDALIGGQPMLGKGWMMLMNCLSVGRSISLPAVGTGAAKYTSLVTGQYASIREQFNVPLAAFEGIQASLARIGGNAWLMDSARLLTAKAVDLGEKPSVLSAILKYHLTERGRECIQHAMDVHGGKGIIMGPNNYLGRNWQVAPIFITVEGANILSRNLMIFGQGAIRCHPFVLREMSLAGREDHEQALKEFDDLLMQHILFAAGNAASTLVLGLGLGHFEKVPGDALSQGYFRALNRQAAAFALLADLSMMLLGGALKRRERLSARLGDVLSYLYLSSAALKRYHDLGSPEHMRPLLRWALEESLGQAEKALDALLDNFPNRFIGCALRVLVFPFGRRHTGPSDELDAEVAEVIGRHKGDPALEELLAGCYRPEMDPDPVAALQQASDLLAEVAPLRKVLHQGIKEGKVRPTPEQSVIDAALEAGVLQSSEAQRLHEAEKARRTVIDVDAFDKEQLRPTPGAIR, encoded by the coding sequence ATGTTGCTGTTGTGGTTGCTGGTTCTGGTGCTCGGCGCCGCGTACCTCACGCACCGGCGCCTGGCGCCGTTGCAGATTCTCGCGGCGATGGCCGCCTACACGGTGCTGATGGGCTTCTTCAGCCATGCCCCCGGCTGGTTGCTGACGCTCATCTGGGTGATCATCGCCATCAAGGTCGCCTTCGTCGCCCTGCCCGAATGGCGGCGCAAGGTGTTCACCGCGCCGGTGTTCAACTGGTTCCAACGCACCCTGCCGCCTATGTCGCAGACCGAGCGCGAAGCCATCGACGCCGGCACCGTGTGGTGGGACGGCCACCTGTTCAGCGGCCGCCCAAACTGGAACACCCTGCTCGATTACCCCTCCCCCACACTCACCGAAGAAGAACAGGCCTTCATCGACGGCCCCACCGAAGCCTTGTGCGCCATGGTCAGCGACTGGCAGATCGGCCAGGACCTCGACCTGCCACCGCAAGCCTGGGAGCACATCAAGCAGCACGGCTTCTTTGCCCTGATCATCCCCCAGGAGTACGGCGGCAAAGGCTTTTCGGCCTATGCCCACTCCCAAGTGGCGATGAAACTGGCCACCCGCAGTGGCGACCTGGCCTCCACGGTAATGGTGCCCAATTCGCTGGGCCCGGCCGAACTGCTGCTGCACTACGGCACCGAAACACAGCGCAACCACTACCTGCCGCGCCTGGCCCGTGGCGAAGAAATCCCCTGCTTCGCCCTCACCGGCCCCCTGGCCGGCTCCGACGCCGGCGCCATGCCCGACACCGGGATCATCTGCAAAGGCCAATGGCAGGGTGAAGAAGTCATCGGCCTGCGCCTGAACTGGGAGAAGCGCTACATCACCCTCGGCCCTGTGGCCACTCTGCTGGGCCTGGCCTTCAAGGCCTACGACCCGGAGCACTTGCTCGGCGAAGAAGTCGACCTGGGCATCAGCCTGGCACTGATCCCCACCGACACGCCAGGCGTCGAGATCGGCAAGCGCCACCTGCCCATGGGCGCCGCCTTCATGAACGGCCCCAACAGCGGCAAGGATGTGTTCGTGCCACTGGACGCCCTCATCGGCGGCCAACCGATGCTCGGCAAGGGCTGGATGATGCTGATGAACTGCCTGTCGGTGGGCCGCTCGATCTCCCTGCCCGCAGTCGGCACGGGCGCGGCCAAGTACACCAGCCTGGTGACCGGTCAATACGCCAGCATCCGCGAACAGTTCAATGTGCCCCTGGCCGCGTTCGAGGGGATCCAGGCGTCCCTGGCGCGCATCGGCGGCAACGCTTGGCTGATGGACAGCGCCCGCCTGCTGACCGCCAAGGCTGTCGACTTGGGCGAGAAGCCCTCGGTGCTGTCGGCGATCCTCAAGTACCACCTCACCGAGCGCGGCCGCGAGTGCATCCAGCACGCCATGGACGTGCACGGCGGCAAAGGCATCATCATGGGCCCGAACAACTACCTGGGCCGTAACTGGCAGGTGGCGCCGATCTTCATCACCGTCGAGGGGGCCAACATTCTGTCGCGCAACCTGATGATCTTCGGCCAGGGCGCGATCCGCTGCCACCCGTTCGTGCTCAGGGAGATGTCCCTTGCCGGGAGGGAGGACCACGAGCAGGCCTTGAAAGAGTTCGATGACCTGCTGATGCAACACATCCTGTTCGCTGCTGGCAACGCCGCCAGCACCCTGGTGCTGGGGCTTGGCCTCGGCCATTTCGAGAAGGTCCCGGGCGACGCCCTGAGCCAGGGCTACTTCCGCGCCCTCAACCGCCAGGCGGCGGCGTTCGCCCTGCTGGCCGACCTGTCGATGATGCTGCTCGGCGGCGCCCTCAAGCGCCGCGAACGCCTCAGCGCGCGCCTGGGCGACGTGCTGAGCTACTTGTACCTGTCGAGCGCCGCGCTCAAGCGCTACCACGACCTGGGCTCACCCGAGCACATGCGGCCTCTGTTGCGCTGGGCTCTGGAAGAAAGCCTGGGCCAGGCGGAAAAGGCGCTGGACGCGCTGCTCGACAACTTCCCCAACCGCTTCATCGGCTGCGCCCTGCGGGTGCTGGTGTTCCCCTTCGGTCGCCGCCACACCGGGCCCAGCGACGAACTGGATGCCGAAGTAGCCGAGGTGATCGGCAGGCACAAGGGCGATCCAGCCCTGGAAGAACTGCTGGCCGGCTGCTACAGGCCCGAAATGGATCCCGACCCGGTCGCGGCGTTGCAACAGGCCAGTGACCTGCTGGCTGAGGTCGCGCCACTGCGCAAGGTGCTGCATCAAGGCATCAAAGAGGGCAAGGTGCGACCAACGCCGGAGCAATCGGTGATTGATGCGGCCCTGGAAGCCGGGGTCCTGCAGTCTTCCGAAGCACAGCGCCTGCATGAGGCCGAAAAAGCCCGACGGACGGTGATCGATGTCGATGCCTTCGACAAGGAGCAATTGCGGCCTACGCCCGGGGCGATCCGTTAG